In Helianthus annuus cultivar XRQ/B chromosome 8, HanXRQr2.0-SUNRISE, whole genome shotgun sequence, a single genomic region encodes these proteins:
- the LOC110870026 gene encoding E3 ubiquitin-protein ligase RNF133 has product MAISATSYEIILPDSRQFVIVNAQPGERVDNLLIINPSPTQVAMIQCYEDIQSVLFDDGGPAYTTHLMKLEMNKGLVTSLISLDGSEVVDHETYVMITSNIMKYHESLHADDLSEETTDQEKEEEEEDICAICLQEFEVGETCVALECNHGYHQECIEKWLQQKNNCPICRAKLSALQGYRKRTQPIGVDSITTVKVGFEMQVGVEELGDGTGKTVKVVHRKGGG; this is encoded by the exons ATGGCTATATCAGCGACTTCATACGAGATTATACTTCCAGATTCCCGACAGTTTGTCATCGTGAACGCGCAACCAGGTGAACGTGTAGATAACCTACTGATTATCAATCCCTCTCCGACTCAAGTTGCAATGATTCAATGCTACGAAGACATCCAATCCGTGTTGTTCGATGATGGTGGGCCTGCTTATACAACTCATTTGATGAAACTCGAAATGAATAAAGGATTAGTAACCAGTCTTATATCCTTGGATGGATCTGAAGTGGTGGATCATGAAACGTATGTGATGATTACTAGTAACATAATGAAGTATCATGAGTCTCTTCATGCCGATGACTTGTCCGAGGAAACAACGGATCaggagaaagaagaagaagaagaggacaTTTGTGCGATTTGTCTGCAAGAATTCGAGGTGGGTGAGACGTGTGTGGCACTCGAATGCAACCACGGATATCATCAAGAATGCATTGAGAAATGGTTGCAGCAGAAGAACAATTGTCCGATTTGTAGGGCTAAA TTGTCGGCATTACAAGGCTATCGAAAAAGAACCCAGCCCATTGGAGTTGATTCGATCACAACGGTGAAGGTGGGGTTTGAGATGCAAGTTGGGGTTGAGGAGCTCGGAGATGGTACTGGAAAGACTGTGAAGGTGG